One genomic window of Oryctolagus cuniculus chromosome 11, mOryCun1.1, whole genome shotgun sequence includes the following:
- the FOXRED2 gene encoding FAD-dependent oxidoreductase domain-containing protein 2 isoform X1, with protein sequence MWGSPGLLLTLALHPALAVAPARDYCVLGAGPAGLQMAYFLQRAGRDYTVLERAPGPGSFFARYPRHRKLISINKRYTGRSNAEFNLRHDWNSLLSHDPRLLFKHYSAAYFPDAGDMQRYLGDFAGRLGLRVQYNTTVLHVALDKDRRAWNGHYFVLTDHKGQVYRCRVLLVATGLSVPNRVDFPGSEHLEGYESVSVDPEDFVGQNVLILGRGNAAFETAENILGVTNFIHMLSRSRVRLSWATHYVGDLRAINNGLLDTYQLKSLDGLLESDLTDLAILKDREGKFHVTLKFFVEEAGTNQSADAVTLPQDDSDNFAMRVAYDRVIRCLGWNFDFSIFNESLRLSSGSEFSRKYPLIRASYEAKGSRGLFVLGTASHSVDYRKSAGGFIHGFRYTVRAVHRLLEQRHHGVAWPATQHPITQLTSSVLRRVNEASGLYQMFGVLADVILVQENATAFEYLEEFPTQMLAQLESLTGRRARHGLFVVHMEYGRNFSGPEKDVFFYDRSVGHTEDAWQSNFLHPVIYYYRHLPTEQEVRFRPAQWPLPRPTAIHHIVEDFLTDWTAPVGHVLPLRRFLENCLGTDLRSFYAESCFLFALTRQKLPPFCRQGYLRKQGLVSTESLRRHGVESGLMQDHAAAGQHLRDRGQQPGDRGPVGHPPAAGMLAQSLNSDKEEL encoded by the exons ATGTGGGGCTCCCCGGGGCTGCTGCTGACCCTCGCGCTGCACCCGGCGCTCGCCGTGGCCCCGGCCCGGGACTACTGCGTGCTGGGCGCCGGGCCCGCGGGCCTGCAGATGGCTTACTTCCTGCAGCGGGCCGGCAGGGACTACACGGTGCTCGAGCGCGCCCCGGGCCCGGGCAGCTTCTTCGCGCGCTACCCGCGGCACCGCAAGCTCATCAGCATCAACAAGCGCTACACGGGCAGGAGCAACGCCGAGTTCAACCTCCGCCACGACTGGAACTCCCTGCTCAGCCACGACCCGCGGCTGCTCTTCAAGCACTACTCGGCCGCCTACTTCCCCGACGCCGGCGACATGCAGCGCTACCTGGGCGACTTCGCGGGCAGGCTGGGGCTCCGCGTGCAGTACAACACGACCGTCCTGCACGTCGCCCTGGACAAGGACCGGCGGGCCTGGAACGGCCACTACTTCGTCCTGACTGACCACAAGGGCCAGGTGTACCGGTGCAG AGTCCTTCTCGTAGCCACCGGGCTGTCCGTCCCCAACCGCGTTGACTTCCCCGGCTCTGAGCACCTGGAGGGTTACGAGTCGGTGTCGGTGGACCCCGAGGACTTTGTGGGCCAGAACGTGCTGATCCTGGGCCGTGGGAACGCGGCCTTCGAGACCGCCGAGAACATCCTGGGCGTCACCAACTTCATCCACATGCTGAGCCGCTCCCGCGTGCGGCTCTCCTGGGCCACGCACTACGTGGGGGACCTCAG AGCCATCAACAACGGCCTGCTGGACACCTACCAGCTCAAGTCCCTGGACGGGCTGCTGGAGTCGGACCTGACGGACCTGGCCATCCTGAAGGACCGCGAGGGCAAGTTCCACGTGACCCTGAAGTTCTTCGTGGAGGAAGCCGGCACCAACCAGAGCGCCGACGCCGTCACCCTCCCCCAGGACGACAGCGACAACTTTGCCATGCGGGTGGCCTACGACCGGGTCATCCGCTGCCTGGGCTGGAATTTCGACTTCTCCATTTTCAACGA GTCCCTGAGACTGTCCTCGGGGAGCGAGTTCAGCAGGAAGTACCCCCTGATCAGAGCCAGCTACGAGGCCAAAGGCAGCCGGGGTCTCTTCGTCCTGGGCACCGCCAGCCACTCGGTAGACTACCGGAAGTCAGCGGGGGGCTTCATCCACGGATTCCGGTACACAG TGCGCGCCGTGCACCGGCTCCTGGAGCAGCGCCACCACGGGGTCGCCTGGCCTGCCACCCAGCACCCCATCACGCAGCTGACCAGCTCCGTGCTCCGGCGCGTGAACGAGGCATCGGGGCTGTACCAGATGTTCGGGGTGCTGGCTGACGTCATCCTGGTGCAGGA GAACGCCACGGCGTTTGAGTACCTGGAGGAGTTCCCCACGCAGATGCTGGCCCAGCTGGAGAGCCTGACGGGCAGGCGGGCGCGACACGGGCTCTTCGTGGTCCACATGGAGTACGGCAGGAACTTCTCTGGCCCCGAGAAGGACGTGTTCTTCTACGACCGCTCCGTGGGGCACACGGAGGACGCCTGGCAGTCCAACTTCCTCCACCCCGTCATCTACTACTACCGGCACCTCCCCACCG AGCAGGAGGTGAGGTTCCGCCCCGCGCAGTGGCCCCTGCCACGGCCCACGGCCATCCACCACATCGTGGAGGACTTCCTGACCGACTGGACCGCCCCCGTCGGCCACGTGCTGCCTCTCAGGCGCTTCCTGGAGAACTGCTTGGGCACGGATCTGCGAAGCTTCTATGCAG AGTCCTGTTTCCTGTTCGCCCTAACGCGCCAGAAGCTGCCCCCCTTCTGCCGGCAGGGGTACTTGAGAAAGCAGGGGCTCGTGAGCACCGAGAGCCTCCGGCGGCACGGAGTGGAGAGCGGGCTGATGCAGGACCACGCGGCCGCCGGCCAGCACCTGAGGGACCGCGGACAGCAGCCCGGCGACCGCGGGCCAGTAGGTCACCCCCCAGCTGCAGGGATGCTGGCCCAGTCCCTCAACAGCGACAAGGAGGAGCTCTGA
- the FOXRED2 gene encoding FAD-dependent oxidoreductase domain-containing protein 2 isoform X2, whose product MWGSPGLLLTLALHPALAVAPARDYCVLGAGPAGLQMAYFLQRAGRDYTVLERAPGPGSFFARYPRHRKLISINKRYTGRSNAEFNLRHDWNSLLSHDPRLLFKHYSAAYFPDAGDMQRYLGDFAGRLGLRVQYNTTVLHVALDKDRRAWNGHYFVLTDHKGQVYRCRVLLVATGLSVPNRVDFPGSEHLEGYESVSVDPEDFVGQNVLILGRGNAAFETAENILGVTNFIHMLSRSRVRLSWATHYVGDLRAINNGLLDTYQLKSLDGLLESDLTDLAILKDREGKFHVTLKFFVEEAGTNQSADAVTLPQDDSDNFAMRVAYDRVIRCLGWNFDFSIFNESLRLSSGSEFSRKYPLIRASYEAKGSRGLFVLGTASHSVDYRKSAGGFIHGFRYTVRAVHRLLEQRHHGVAWPATQHPITQLTSSVLRRVNEASGLYQMFGVLADVILVQENATAFEYLEEFPTQMLAQLESLTGRRARHGLFVVHMEYGRNFSGPEKDVFFYDRSVGHTEDAWQSNFLHPVIYYYRHLPTEQEVRFRPAQWPLPRPTAIHHIVEDFLTDWTAPVGHVLPLRRFLENCLGTDLRSFYAESCFLFALTRQKLPPFCRQGYLRKQGLVSTESLRRHGVESGLMQDHAAAGQHLRDRGQQPGDRGPLPTPPTEV is encoded by the exons ATGTGGGGCTCCCCGGGGCTGCTGCTGACCCTCGCGCTGCACCCGGCGCTCGCCGTGGCCCCGGCCCGGGACTACTGCGTGCTGGGCGCCGGGCCCGCGGGCCTGCAGATGGCTTACTTCCTGCAGCGGGCCGGCAGGGACTACACGGTGCTCGAGCGCGCCCCGGGCCCGGGCAGCTTCTTCGCGCGCTACCCGCGGCACCGCAAGCTCATCAGCATCAACAAGCGCTACACGGGCAGGAGCAACGCCGAGTTCAACCTCCGCCACGACTGGAACTCCCTGCTCAGCCACGACCCGCGGCTGCTCTTCAAGCACTACTCGGCCGCCTACTTCCCCGACGCCGGCGACATGCAGCGCTACCTGGGCGACTTCGCGGGCAGGCTGGGGCTCCGCGTGCAGTACAACACGACCGTCCTGCACGTCGCCCTGGACAAGGACCGGCGGGCCTGGAACGGCCACTACTTCGTCCTGACTGACCACAAGGGCCAGGTGTACCGGTGCAG AGTCCTTCTCGTAGCCACCGGGCTGTCCGTCCCCAACCGCGTTGACTTCCCCGGCTCTGAGCACCTGGAGGGTTACGAGTCGGTGTCGGTGGACCCCGAGGACTTTGTGGGCCAGAACGTGCTGATCCTGGGCCGTGGGAACGCGGCCTTCGAGACCGCCGAGAACATCCTGGGCGTCACCAACTTCATCCACATGCTGAGCCGCTCCCGCGTGCGGCTCTCCTGGGCCACGCACTACGTGGGGGACCTCAG AGCCATCAACAACGGCCTGCTGGACACCTACCAGCTCAAGTCCCTGGACGGGCTGCTGGAGTCGGACCTGACGGACCTGGCCATCCTGAAGGACCGCGAGGGCAAGTTCCACGTGACCCTGAAGTTCTTCGTGGAGGAAGCCGGCACCAACCAGAGCGCCGACGCCGTCACCCTCCCCCAGGACGACAGCGACAACTTTGCCATGCGGGTGGCCTACGACCGGGTCATCCGCTGCCTGGGCTGGAATTTCGACTTCTCCATTTTCAACGA GTCCCTGAGACTGTCCTCGGGGAGCGAGTTCAGCAGGAAGTACCCCCTGATCAGAGCCAGCTACGAGGCCAAAGGCAGCCGGGGTCTCTTCGTCCTGGGCACCGCCAGCCACTCGGTAGACTACCGGAAGTCAGCGGGGGGCTTCATCCACGGATTCCGGTACACAG TGCGCGCCGTGCACCGGCTCCTGGAGCAGCGCCACCACGGGGTCGCCTGGCCTGCCACCCAGCACCCCATCACGCAGCTGACCAGCTCCGTGCTCCGGCGCGTGAACGAGGCATCGGGGCTGTACCAGATGTTCGGGGTGCTGGCTGACGTCATCCTGGTGCAGGA GAACGCCACGGCGTTTGAGTACCTGGAGGAGTTCCCCACGCAGATGCTGGCCCAGCTGGAGAGCCTGACGGGCAGGCGGGCGCGACACGGGCTCTTCGTGGTCCACATGGAGTACGGCAGGAACTTCTCTGGCCCCGAGAAGGACGTGTTCTTCTACGACCGCTCCGTGGGGCACACGGAGGACGCCTGGCAGTCCAACTTCCTCCACCCCGTCATCTACTACTACCGGCACCTCCCCACCG AGCAGGAGGTGAGGTTCCGCCCCGCGCAGTGGCCCCTGCCACGGCCCACGGCCATCCACCACATCGTGGAGGACTTCCTGACCGACTGGACCGCCCCCGTCGGCCACGTGCTGCCTCTCAGGCGCTTCCTGGAGAACTGCTTGGGCACGGATCTGCGAAGCTTCTATGCAG AGTCCTGTTTCCTGTTCGCCCTAACGCGCCAGAAGCTGCCCCCCTTCTGCCGGCAGGGGTACTTGAGAAAGCAGGGGCTCGTGAGCACCGAGAGCCTCCGGCGGCACGGAGTGGAGAGCGGGCTGATGCAGGACCACGCGGCCGCCGGCCAGCACCTGAGGGACCGCGGACAGCAGCCCGGCGACCGCGGGCCA CTTCCCACGCCGCCCACCGAGGTGTGA